The DNA sequence TCGGGTAAACCTTTGAGGAGCAAAAGCAAACCTTTGAGAATCAATAATGAAGTGGTGGATACTCGGGAATTGGATGAAAGGGTGGCGTGTGCTAATGTTTCATTCAGCTCGCATACTTATAATACTTTGATTGATACTTATGGAAAGGCTGGTCAAATTAAAGAGGCATCCGAGACTTTCATGGAGATGCTTAAACGAGGTGTGGCACCAACTACAGTGACGTTCAATACGATTATTCACATTTGTGGAAACCATGGACAATTAGAGGAAGTGAGTTTGCTAGTCCAGAAAATGGAAGAGCTGCGATGCTCGCCTAACACAAGAACGTATAATATTCTTATCTCTCTGTATGCTAAGCATAATGATATAGGTAGGGCAACAAAGTATTTTGAAACAATGAAGGAAGCCTGCCTCGAGCCTGATCTAGTGAGTTACCGTACTCTCTTGTATGCATACTCGATAAGAAAAATGGTTTATGAAGCAGAAGAGCTTGTAAGAGAGATGGATGAGCGGGGTCTTGAAGTTGACCAATATACCCAGTCTGCATTGACTAGGATGTACATAGAAGCAGGAATGCTCCACAGGTCCTTGTTATGGTTTCTGAGGTTTCATCTAACTGGAAATTTGACATCTGAGTGCTATGCTTCCAACATTGATGCATATGGGGAACGTGGACATACTTTGGAAGCTGAGAAAGTCTTCATTTTGTGCCAAGAACGGAAGAATCTCAGTGTTCTTGAGTTcaatgtgatgattaaagcttatGGCGTGGGGAAATGCTATGAGAAGGCATGTCAATTGTTTGATAGTATGGAAAAACAAGGCGTAGTTGCAGACAGATGCAGCTATACTTCTCTCATACAAATTTTGGTCAGTGCTGACCAGCCACATGTTGCCAAAACTTATCTGAAAAAAATGCAGGAGGCAGGGCTAGTAAGTGATTGCATCCCATACAGTGCAGTGATTTCTAGCTTTGCAAAATTAGGCCTGCTGGAAATCGCTGAAGATTTATACAGGGAAATGATTAACCATGATGTGCAGCCTGATGTTATAGTTTATGGCGTATTGATCAATGTTTTCTCTGATGTTGGAAGGGTTAAAGAAGCCATCAGTTATGTTGATGAAATGAACAAAGCTGGGTTGCCGGGGAATACAGTAATATATAATTCTTTGATCAAATTGTATGCAAAAGTTGACAACCTGGAAAAGGCAGAAGAAGCATACAAGTTGCTTCAATTATCAGAAGAAGCTCCTACTGTATATTCTTCAAACAGTATGATTGATCTTTATGTTAAGCGGTCAATGGTTGACCAAGCAAAAGAGATATTTGAGACATTAAAGGAAAATGGAGCTGCAAATGAATTTACGTTTGCGATGATGCTGCGTTTGTACAAGAAAATGGAGATGTATGATGAAGCCATTCAAATTGCAAAGCAGATAAGAAAATTGGGACACTCGACAGATTTAAGTTATAACAATGTGCTTAACCTCTATGCTATTGCTGGCAGACCCAAGGAAGCCATGGAGACTTTTAAGGAAATGTTAAGAGCTTCCATTCCTGttgataattttagttttagatCACTTGGAAATCTTTTGCTCAGATATGGAGTATCAAGGCAGGCTGTTGGCAAATTAGAAGTGTTAGTGAAAAAGGATGTTTCCAACGGTTTGCTGGCATGGATGTCAGCACTCTCAGGTGTTCTTGAAGTAGATGATTATTATGATCATGACTAGATCCTCTGCAACTTTACCTTCCTTAATCAAGCATACAGATCTCAGTTGATTGCTTAAAGGACACGAGAATTGGACCAGGTTGACAAGTTGCACCCCTTCTTTCACCAATTCAAATTTCCTTGCGACTCTGGATGGAGGTATGAAGATCACCTTGTACTTTTTGTCAAATACAGACCAAGAAATGCTAAAGTCCAAGACTTCGAACCAATGACAGCCAGAACGAATCCAAGAAAATCTTTAAATTTGGATGGACCGTACGTGATATATAGACTCAAGTGTAAATTGTAGAAAAAGTAGTGCATTTCATGAAACCCTCGTATAAATTCTGTGAGTAAATCCCTTTGTCAGAGTGATAGGGAAGATTCCACAACTTTCATTTTGACTATGTTCTGCCATCACTTCATGAAAATCTCGTTCTTTTTTGGAAAAATGTGTCTCTTGCAGGGTTTGAATTGTCTAAATAGAGATAGAGAGTTCTTTTAATCGTTATTGTATAAATTTCTTGTTATATCAagtaattcaataatttctcagTAGACTATTAATCTTGATGCACTTGATCACCTGACATCaattttaattgacaattcATTGTTTTGATATCGTAAACACCATTTCattaagaaaataagataaaattaaaaataatctatgaAATGGAAAATCACACTACTACCCcccttttgttttaataaatctAAACAAAGTTAATATTAGATAAACAATCCGTTTTGTAAGCATCTTTATTTAAAGCTAATCTTCCAAAAAGTTAGAAAGTTGTCTCGTTTGAGAAATGTTAACTACTAATAGGTGTGCCATCTTTCAACTGATAATTTCAATTGAAAGTTAGAAAGTTGTCTCGTTTGAGAAATGATAGAAAAAGAACGAGTTCAATCTACTGAAATTATTTCAGGGCAATCTTTCAATTGACAATTTCAGAGTGGAACAATGTTCAATCATAATTTGGAATCTGAAAAATGTTTCAGATGTTCTTTAATTCCATTGTAACCACAATCTCTccctacatttttttttatctctaccTATGGTTACATGGATACATGATGCCTTTTGTCAACAAATAAGCGAAAAAAAGGCAAAATAATGGTGACACACCACTTCACTCCAAGTCCAGTAAA is a window from the Vigna unguiculata cultivar IT97K-499-35 chromosome 7, ASM411807v1, whole genome shotgun sequence genome containing:
- the LOC114191639 gene encoding pentatricopeptide repeat-containing protein At3g23020-like — encoded protein: MLLKLQLLYTHMPLLSNANAVLLSEKPEQVTPTSRKQRLPLHNGIGTVKPETNLKKCGPVQNSEECIPRKSKPEKSHTKCSTKRLSYGGCIPAILEALDTVLDVDEALGPWEDRLNNKERSIILKEQLRWDRALEIFEWCKQKGHELNVIHYNIMLRSLGRARQWRRVESLWNEMNARGIAATSSTYGTLIDVYSKGGRREEAFFWLDMMLENRVEPDEVTMVIVVQLYKKAGEFQKAEEFFKRWSSGKPLRSKSKPLRINNEVVDTRELDERVACANVSFSSHTYNTLIDTYGKAGQIKEASETFMEMLKRGVAPTTVTFNTIIHICGNHGQLEEVSLLVQKMEELRCSPNTRTYNILISLYAKHNDIGRATKYFETMKEACLEPDLVSYRTLLYAYSIRKMVYEAEELVREMDERGLEVDQYTQSALTRMYIEAGMLHRSLLWFLRFHLTGNLTSECYASNIDAYGERGHTLEAEKVFILCQERKNLSVLEFNVMIKAYGVGKCYEKACQLFDSMEKQGVVADRCSYTSLIQILVSADQPHVAKTYLKKMQEAGLVSDCIPYSAVISSFAKLGLLEIAEDLYREMINHDVQPDVIVYGVLINVFSDVGRVKEAISYVDEMNKAGLPGNTVIYNSLIKLYAKVDNLEKAEEAYKLLQLSEEAPTVYSSNSMIDLYVKRSMVDQAKEIFETLKENGAANEFTFAMMLRLYKKMEMYDEAIQIAKQIRKLGHSTDLSYNNVLNLYAIAGRPKEAMETFKEMLRASIPVDNFSFRSLGNLLLRYGVSRQAVGKLEVLVKKDVSNGLLAWMSALSGVLEVDDYYDHD